One genomic window of Undibacterium cyanobacteriorum includes the following:
- a CDS encoding CaiB/BaiF CoA transferase family protein, whose protein sequence is MDKQVGPGPLAGIRVLELGTLIAGPFCSRMLAEFGAEVIKVESPDGGDPLRQWRVLKDGTSLWWSVQARNKQSLTLNMKTEAGRQIARELALAADIIIENYRPGVLEKWGLGFEELRAINPALIMVRLSGYGQTGPMRDLPGFGAIGESMGGLRYVSGHPDRPPVRVGISIGDSVAALHGVIGAMMALRHRDVTGGRWNGKSGTGCVAGQGQMVDVALYESVFNLMESLVPEFDVAGVVRERTGGALPGIVPSNTYTTADGENIVIAGNGDAIFHRLMLAIERADLAHDPALSRNDGRVPRTLEIDAAIQSWCSQKTIDCALEILRSADVPVGKIYSIRDMMQDPQFLARSMFEQHQFSDGEAVKLPAILPKMSETPGKTKWMGPRLGEHSEQILRSLNYSEEDIKRLRTEGVI, encoded by the coding sequence ATGGATAAGCAAGTTGGCCCTGGTCCATTGGCCGGCATACGCGTATTGGAACTCGGCACTTTGATTGCTGGTCCTTTTTGTTCACGCATGTTGGCCGAGTTTGGTGCCGAAGTGATCAAGGTTGAAAGTCCAGATGGCGGTGATCCTCTGCGGCAGTGGCGTGTGCTAAAGGATGGAACCTCATTGTGGTGGTCGGTGCAAGCGCGTAATAAACAGAGTCTCACGCTCAATATGAAAACCGAAGCTGGTCGTCAGATCGCTCGTGAGTTGGCGTTAGCGGCGGATATTATTATTGAGAACTACAGGCCTGGCGTTTTGGAAAAATGGGGACTAGGCTTCGAGGAGCTGCGAGCCATCAATCCTGCACTCATCATGGTGCGTCTGTCTGGCTACGGTCAAACCGGGCCCATGCGAGATCTTCCTGGTTTTGGTGCTATTGGTGAATCCATGGGCGGTTTACGTTATGTCTCCGGTCACCCGGATCGACCACCCGTACGTGTCGGCATTTCGATAGGTGACTCGGTCGCCGCTTTACATGGTGTGATCGGAGCCATGATGGCTTTGCGCCATCGTGATGTCACCGGTGGACGTTGGAATGGCAAAAGCGGTACTGGCTGCGTTGCTGGGCAAGGTCAAATGGTTGATGTTGCATTGTATGAGTCGGTCTTCAATCTCATGGAGTCCTTGGTGCCAGAGTTCGATGTGGCTGGAGTCGTGCGTGAACGCACTGGCGGCGCCTTGCCTGGGATTGTTCCTTCCAATACTTACACGACAGCAGACGGTGAAAATATTGTGATTGCTGGTAATGGAGACGCGATTTTTCATCGTTTAATGTTGGCGATTGAGCGTGCTGATCTTGCGCATGACCCCGCTTTGTCACGTAATGATGGACGTGTACCTCGTACTTTGGAAATCGACGCAGCAATTCAAAGTTGGTGTTCGCAGAAGACAATCGATTGTGCGCTCGAAATTTTGCGCAGTGCGGATGTGCCGGTTGGAAAAATTTATAGTATTCGCGACATGATGCAGGACCCTCAGTTCTTAGCAAGATCTATGTTTGAACAGCATCAATTCTCTGATGGTGAAGCAGTGAAGCTGCCAGCTATTTTGCCAAAAATGTCGGAAACTCCCGGCAAGACTAAGTGGATGGGGCCTCGCTTGGGAGAACATAGTGAGCAGATTTTGCGCTCTTTGAATTACTCAGAAGAAGATATCAAACGCCTGCGAACTGAAGGTGTAATTTGA
- a CDS encoding DUF1289 domain-containing protein: protein MLEEKKERPDTPCVAVCSTTFDEICRGCGRTVLEVADWVFMSQEEKDKVWDRILAQGYPRRNT from the coding sequence ATGTTGGAAGAAAAAAAAGAAAGACCTGATACGCCCTGCGTAGCGGTTTGCTCGACGACTTTTGATGAGATTTGTCGAGGCTGTGGTCGAACCGTGCTTGAGGTTGCAGACTGGGTCTTTATGTCGCAAGAAGAAAAAGATAAAGTTTGGGACAGAATCCTCGCGCAAGGATACCCAAGGCGCAATACGTGA
- a CDS encoding GspH/FimT family pseudopilin — MKKQRQIGFTLLELLVVLVIMGIMLGAVSLNAVQTTHQRLQTDAQRLSLLLQMAREEAIVRNRPTAFEAAQEGYRFLVLNENKWEQIEDFDSLRSRSFTFSDTKLEITPRLDTDLDRLRIVFGREPVSRPFVLNLRVADSAVAIKADGVGHFVVE; from the coding sequence GTGAAAAAACAGCGTCAAATCGGATTTACATTACTTGAACTTCTGGTTGTTCTGGTGATCATGGGAATTATGCTTGGAGCTGTGTCACTTAACGCAGTCCAAACGACTCATCAGCGACTTCAAACGGATGCGCAGCGTTTGTCTTTGCTTTTGCAAATGGCACGTGAAGAAGCGATCGTGAGGAATCGGCCTACAGCTTTTGAAGCAGCGCAAGAAGGCTATCGTTTCTTGGTGCTCAACGAAAATAAGTGGGAACAAATAGAGGATTTTGATTCACTCAGATCGCGTAGCTTCACCTTCTCAGACACTAAATTAGAAATCACCCCACGCCTAGATACTGATCTGGATCGCTTGCGAATTGTGTTTGGAAGAGAACCGGTTAGTCGTCCTTTCGTATTGAACCTCCGCGTGGCAGATAGTGCAGTGGCGATTAAGGCTGATGGTGTCGGCCACTTTGTGGTGGAGTAA
- a CDS encoding PulJ/GspJ family protein: protein MRLRKVHSNAGFTLIELLVAITVLAIIAVMGWRGLDSIIRARVSLNQDLERSRGAQISFVQLENDCAHLVSEAMLPRRESIRAYEQDLTLIRTVYEDGQATMLQVVAYRLRNGVFTRRESLPTRDLAMLDSFWLRAIGNTDDMPEVVLQKDVIAFQMRTWNPNENTWRVAGTDVANPQQANPLTKTTKGVPEKTGLEVTMQLKGQEFPLLKIFLLGAA from the coding sequence ATGCGCCTTAGAAAAGTTCATTCCAACGCTGGCTTCACGCTTATCGAATTATTGGTGGCGATCACTGTGCTCGCGATTATCGCGGTGATGGGCTGGCGAGGTTTGGATAGTATTATTCGAGCGCGCGTCAGTTTAAATCAAGACTTGGAGCGCAGCAGAGGCGCGCAAATCAGTTTTGTTCAGCTCGAGAATGATTGCGCGCATTTGGTGAGTGAGGCAATGTTGCCGCGGCGGGAAAGTATTCGTGCGTATGAACAAGATTTGACACTGATTCGGACCGTGTATGAAGACGGTCAAGCGACGATGTTACAGGTCGTAGCCTATCGTTTGCGGAATGGTGTTTTTACTCGTCGCGAATCACTCCCCACTCGCGATTTGGCGATGTTGGATAGTTTTTGGCTGCGGGCAATTGGCAATACGGATGATATGCCCGAGGTGGTCTTGCAAAAAGATGTCATTGCCTTTCAGATGCGGACGTGGAACCCCAATGAAAACACATGGCGGGTTGCTGGCACTGATGTTGCAAACCCTCAGCAAGCCAATCCGCTCACAAAGACAACTAAAGGTGTGCCAGAGAAAACGGGCTTGGAAGTAACGATGCAGCTCAAAGGGCAAGAATTTCCCTTGCTGAAAATTTTCCTGTTGGGGGCTGCTTGA
- a CDS encoding type II secretion system protein N, translating into MLLSSKKSILGLVLLGFITVLLTIVVYLPASWLGAVLEKQTAGRLSLGDVQGSFWHGSAFLGVAVDQKSPVTALFPGRFSWKISPKLLLGRIDVEITNEQVLSQAVVVQGNFAQWQVSGASLRLPSERLEGLGAPLNTIGPTGKIVLSWEPLEMTRDGNRVNAVGNATLELNEMASRASSIRPLGSYRLVMKLSGERIDMNLLTIKGPMNLEGSGALAQGRMQFSGKAYAQAGQEERLANLLNLLGRRRFEGDKQIIALEYR; encoded by the coding sequence ATGTTGTTGAGTTCTAAAAAATCGATTCTTGGATTGGTACTGTTGGGTTTCATCACGGTGCTACTTACGATCGTGGTGTACTTGCCAGCGAGTTGGTTAGGTGCAGTTCTGGAGAAACAAACCGCTGGGCGTTTAAGCCTTGGGGATGTGCAAGGAAGTTTTTGGCATGGCTCAGCCTTTTTGGGTGTCGCTGTTGACCAAAAAAGTCCAGTGACCGCGCTTTTTCCTGGACGATTTTCATGGAAGATTTCGCCGAAGTTGCTGCTCGGTAGAATTGATGTTGAGATCACTAACGAGCAAGTGTTAAGTCAAGCGGTAGTGGTGCAAGGAAATTTTGCGCAATGGCAGGTGAGTGGGGCAAGTCTGCGACTCCCGTCGGAAAGATTAGAAGGGCTAGGGGCTCCATTAAACACGATTGGGCCGACCGGTAAGATTGTGTTGAGTTGGGAACCCTTGGAGATGACGCGTGATGGAAACCGCGTTAATGCAGTCGGTAATGCAACATTGGAATTGAATGAAATGGCTTCGCGAGCTTCTTCGATCCGACCGTTGGGAAGCTATCGCTTAGTAATGAAATTAAGTGGCGAACGCATCGACATGAATTTGTTGACCATCAAAGGACCGATGAATCTTGAGGGGAGTGGCGCCTTAGCGCAAGGGCGCATGCAGTTCTCAGGGAAAGCATATGCGCAAGCAGGGCAGGAAGAAAGATTAGCGAATCTATTGAATTTGCTGGGGAGACGTCGCTTTGAGGGCGATAAACAAATAATAGCTTTAGAATACAGATGA
- the gspM gene encoding type II secretion system protein GspM, whose protein sequence is MMQDFLEQWRNSWEKRAPQERRILTIVAVLIVASVIYLVGIAPATQNRTQLEKSIPEMKQKAAQMNELVVQYKGLASSVADGVAPVTRELIEPTLVRRNIKTQSLSVTGELVRVQANVANYASVMEWLLEIQKAMRLTVEDIKITALTEPGQVSVVVTLKQQRAA, encoded by the coding sequence ATGATGCAAGACTTCCTTGAGCAATGGCGCAATTCTTGGGAAAAACGAGCGCCTCAAGAGCGGCGTATCTTGACGATCGTTGCCGTTCTAATTGTCGCCTCAGTGATTTATTTAGTCGGGATTGCACCAGCGACACAGAATCGAACGCAGTTGGAAAAGAGTATTCCCGAGATGAAGCAGAAAGCAGCTCAGATGAACGAGCTGGTAGTGCAATATAAAGGCTTGGCAAGCAGTGTTGCAGATGGTGTCGCTCCAGTAACCCGTGAATTAATCGAGCCAACTTTGGTGCGTAGGAATATTAAGACTCAATCACTGTCGGTGACTGGTGAATTGGTTCGTGTACAAGCGAATGTGGCGAACTATGCGAGTGTAATGGAGTGGTTGCTTGAGATTCAAAAAGCCATGCGTTTGACCGTTGAAGACATTAAGATCACCGCACTGACGGAACCTGGGCAGGTCAGTGTTGTTGTCACGCTTAAGCAGCAGAGAGCGGCTTAA
- a CDS encoding MarC family protein, with translation MTKDFIQSLILLILVTDPFGNIPIFVSALSHVAPERRWRVVVRECLIAFVLLFLFMFFGKHFLEALHLSEVSLRIGGGVILFLIALRMVFPQEGGVFGGGGAATEPFIVPLAIPALAGPSSLATVLLFSSDSRMDTMIHVAALVAVAIVWLIVLLSAERMQRVLGEQTMTAVERLMGLILTAMAVEMLLAGIRDYLKTLT, from the coding sequence ATGACAAAAGATTTCATTCAATCCCTCATCCTCTTGATTTTGGTAACAGATCCCTTCGGCAATATTCCTATCTTCGTCAGCGCATTATCGCACGTTGCACCTGAACGCAGATGGCGAGTTGTCGTTCGCGAATGTCTCATCGCATTTGTCCTGCTATTTCTTTTTATGTTTTTCGGAAAACATTTTTTAGAGGCGCTGCACTTGAGCGAAGTATCCTTGCGCATCGGCGGCGGCGTCATTCTTTTTCTGATTGCCTTACGAATGGTATTTCCGCAAGAAGGTGGTGTGTTTGGCGGAGGTGGCGCCGCGACGGAGCCGTTTATCGTTCCACTTGCCATTCCCGCACTGGCAGGGCCCTCGTCCCTCGCGACCGTGCTCCTATTTTCATCTGATAGCCGTATGGACACGATGATTCACGTCGCAGCGCTTGTCGCAGTTGCCATTGTTTGGTTGATCGTTTTGCTGAGCGCAGAAAGAATGCAGCGCGTTCTCGGAGAACAAACCATGACCGCAGTAGAACGATTGATGGGGTTAATACTCACTGCAATGGCGGTCGAAATGCTGCTCGCCGGTATTCGCGACTATTTAAAGACGCTCACTTGA
- the gspK gene encoding type II secretion system minor pseudopilin GspK translates to MHAKQGGVAVVTALLLTTLAITIVASLFWQQQVQVRSIENQRYQLQKKWVLRGALDWASLILREDARTSGAVDHLGEPWAVNLGDTRLDQYVENGKTDVEDSDATLSGKISDAQAKFNLTNLASGGEVDQRELEAFMRLLANLKIDTAQATGLALQVAQTQDRSEKTEKSTEPGVTGPQPSSAEGTGAAPSNPGSSGQTTTKTSATNPVPDLISTTTVNSTVQFLKFSQVDDLLAIPGFTPEIVAKLKNYVTVLPVRTPINVNTTTAEVLSARLENVSMTEAALMIAQRDRAFFRDFVQFQLNFPDKVKASAKQDVSFSSNYFIVNGRVRLNRSFLEVNSLIERNGQRSQILWVKEN, encoded by the coding sequence GTGCACGCAAAACAAGGCGGCGTCGCTGTCGTTACGGCATTACTGCTAACCACCTTGGCGATTACGATCGTTGCCAGTCTTTTTTGGCAGCAACAAGTGCAGGTTCGGTCGATCGAAAATCAGCGATATCAACTTCAAAAAAAATGGGTCTTGCGAGGGGCTTTGGATTGGGCAAGTCTCATATTGCGTGAAGATGCTCGTACCAGTGGTGCGGTCGATCACCTTGGTGAGCCCTGGGCAGTAAATCTAGGGGACACACGACTTGATCAATATGTTGAAAATGGAAAGACCGATGTTGAGGATAGCGATGCAACGTTATCCGGCAAAATATCTGACGCACAAGCTAAATTTAATTTAACGAATTTGGCGAGCGGCGGTGAGGTTGATCAACGTGAGTTAGAAGCTTTTATGCGTCTACTTGCAAATTTGAAGATTGATACAGCGCAGGCGACAGGTCTTGCTTTGCAAGTCGCTCAAACACAAGATCGATCTGAAAAAACTGAGAAGTCGACTGAGCCTGGTGTTACAGGTCCGCAACCTAGCTCGGCCGAAGGGACGGGCGCAGCCCCCTCCAATCCTGGCTCTTCTGGTCAAACAACAACGAAAACATCGGCTACAAACCCCGTTCCAGATCTTATTTCAACGACAACGGTCAATTCCACAGTACAATTTCTAAAGTTTAGCCAAGTGGATGATTTGCTTGCGATTCCTGGTTTTACACCGGAGATCGTGGCGAAGTTAAAAAATTACGTCACGGTCTTGCCAGTGCGAACACCAATCAACGTGAACACTACGACGGCTGAAGTGCTATCAGCAAGGTTAGAAAACGTGAGTATGACTGAGGCTGCCTTGATGATCGCACAGCGTGATCGTGCATTTTTTAGAGACTTTGTGCAGTTTCAATTGAATTTTCCTGACAAGGTGAAAGCAAGCGCGAAGCAAGATGTCTCTTTCTCTTCGAATTACTTTATCGTGAATGGCAGAGTGCGCTTGAATCGTTCATTTTTGGAAGTGAATTCCTTGATTGAGCGAAATGGCCAACGCAGTCAGATTTTGTGGGTAAAAGAAAATTAA
- the gspD gene encoding type II secretion system secretin GspD: protein MNSKRHWRKIAVHTALVGSLLMSGVLAQSGFAQDASQNAATLNFVNADIESVVKAIGHYTGTTFVIDPRVKGQLTLVSEKPLTKEQAFKLLTANLRMQGFAVVTADGFSKVVPETDAKLQGGPTQAKSVKGDQVVTQVFRINYEAANNIVTALRPLISPNNTINVTPGNNSIVITDYADNMRRMAEIIALLDVPANPELEVIPIKHAIAADIATMANRLTEGNQAAGDSGRTIIMADSRTNSVLVKAPSQARGNLIKKLVADLDQPTTLPGNVHVVYLKNAEAVKLAATLRSIVTGESSNLNSGSSNSSNLSSSGPGLNTSAMPQQGNNSALTSTGSNLSLPVSTSGNSQGTSGGSGFIQADQATNTLIITASDAVYRNLRAVIDQLDARRAQVYIETLIVEVSNNKLDELGVSWVGASGDSSSKYRLGGITSYSNDPDRPELLGFAGGAAGAATAVKGKGLSIGLFKQIGGQLGLGALAQALASDGSTNVLSVPTLITLDNEEASIVDGKTVGFVTGSYTSSSTGTAGQNPFQTVDRKEIGIKLKVKPQISESGTVKLALVQEVSDVADPIPGGVGITTSVRSIATNVLAEDGEIVVLGGLLKDQNSDGVAKVPVLGDIPLLGNLFKTKKRTVDKTNLMVFLRPVVIRNAEQSSGVSLDRYDYLRTQYLKATGQDANGLMLKMEKGKLLKFPDATEKTNSAPKEGQ from the coding sequence ATGAATTCAAAGAGACATTGGCGCAAGATCGCTGTGCATACGGCGTTGGTCGGTTCATTATTGATGTCGGGCGTCCTAGCGCAAAGCGGTTTCGCGCAAGATGCGAGCCAAAACGCCGCGACTTTGAATTTCGTGAATGCTGATATCGAATCGGTGGTCAAAGCAATTGGCCATTACACAGGGACCACATTCGTGATCGATCCTCGAGTCAAAGGTCAATTGACCTTAGTCTCAGAGAAACCGCTCACCAAAGAACAAGCGTTTAAATTATTAACTGCAAATTTGCGTATGCAAGGTTTTGCGGTTGTGACTGCCGATGGTTTTTCAAAAGTCGTGCCTGAAACCGATGCGAAACTACAAGGTGGCCCTACCCAAGCGAAATCGGTCAAAGGTGATCAAGTGGTAACGCAGGTGTTTCGCATTAATTACGAAGCGGCCAACAATATTGTGACAGCTTTGCGCCCCTTAATTTCGCCGAATAATACGATCAATGTCACGCCTGGAAATAACTCCATCGTCATCACCGACTATGCCGACAACATGCGTCGTATGGCGGAGATCATTGCATTATTGGATGTACCTGCTAATCCAGAATTGGAAGTGATTCCGATCAAACACGCGATCGCAGCGGACATTGCGACGATGGCCAATCGTTTGACTGAGGGCAATCAAGCGGCGGGTGACTCGGGACGTACCATCATCATGGCGGATTCACGCACTAATTCTGTATTGGTGAAAGCTCCCTCACAAGCGCGCGGTAACTTGATCAAAAAATTGGTCGCGGACCTAGACCAACCTACAACTTTGCCTGGCAATGTTCACGTGGTTTATTTGAAGAATGCCGAAGCGGTTAAATTGGCAGCCACTTTGCGTTCGATTGTGACTGGTGAAAGTTCTAATTTGAACTCAGGTAGTTCGAATTCTTCGAACTTATCGTCGAGCGGTCCAGGTTTGAATACATCGGCGATGCCACAGCAAGGCAATAATTCCGCATTAACCAGCACGGGTAGTAATTTAAGTCTGCCAGTCAGCACATCGGGTAACTCACAAGGCACTTCTGGTGGTTCAGGTTTTATTCAAGCAGATCAAGCAACGAATACATTGATTATTACCGCAAGTGATGCTGTGTATCGTAATTTGCGAGCTGTGATCGATCAATTGGATGCGCGCCGTGCACAGGTCTATATTGAAACTTTGATCGTCGAAGTTTCAAACAATAAGTTAGATGAATTGGGCGTTTCATGGGTGGGTGCCTCCGGTGATTCCAGTAGTAAATATCGACTTGGGGGAATTACGAGCTATTCAAACGATCCTGATAGACCTGAACTTCTTGGTTTTGCTGGAGGAGCGGCTGGAGCTGCTACAGCGGTAAAAGGTAAAGGTCTTTCAATCGGACTCTTCAAACAAATTGGTGGTCAGCTCGGTCTGGGAGCTCTGGCACAAGCATTAGCTTCCGATGGCAGCACGAACGTATTGTCCGTTCCAACATTGATTACCCTCGACAATGAAGAGGCCAGTATTGTCGACGGAAAAACAGTTGGCTTTGTTACTGGTTCCTATACATCGAGTAGTACTGGAACTGCAGGCCAAAATCCGTTTCAAACCGTTGACCGTAAAGAAATTGGTATCAAGTTAAAAGTGAAGCCGCAAATCTCAGAATCGGGCACTGTCAAACTGGCGTTAGTACAAGAGGTCTCCGATGTCGCTGACCCTATTCCAGGTGGAGTTGGTATCACGACAAGTGTTCGGTCGATTGCCACAAATGTTCTGGCTGAAGATGGGGAAATCGTTGTGCTAGGTGGTCTCCTGAAAGATCAGAATTCTGATGGTGTTGCCAAGGTTCCAGTGTTGGGGGATATCCCGTTGCTTGGGAATTTGTTCAAGACCAAGAAGCGAACTGTTGATAAGACAAATCTGATGGTCTTCCTGCGACCAGTCGTGATTCGAAATGCAGAACAAAGTTCGGGAGTATCCTTGGATCGCTATGATTATTTACGCACACAGTATTTGAAAGCGACAGGCCAAGATGCAAATGGTCTCATGCTGAAAATGGAAAAAGGCAAATTGCTGAAATTTCCCGACGCTACTGAGAAGACAAATTCGGCACCAAAAGAAGGCCAGTAA
- the gspL gene encoding type II secretion system protein GspL produces MASTLFIQIPPRVVVEEQSDWRESAFAFCLASTERHLQQHGRQNLQDLISIARSASQVVLLLASSDVALFSVEVPPMSPQKLKAALPNLLEERVLEDTADLIFASTPIVDGQCTVAAVQRAWMESLYALVSVLEPRKVAAFPLAFGLPLVNEMASVLLEPAGSHGSNLLVSIKTNAAEVAGLALQAQEESVSSSSLLEILKTVSILSKGLPLELALDNHLQHAFDGIDETHKHELQIVRQFNADWSTKISSEFPHSLNLLAELVAENSVSFDWPKWRWSIGLAAAILLCGLFGLNWEAYQLRSEATALNASLRTNYQQLFPNETGLRDPILQLQQKINQSKKLAGQSTDDDFLVLSGQLALAWQSAHPQQQGAPLASMEYRERALFIKPKNSNDIQLDALRSALREQGLKIDAKDGLYKVSRNEGDLR; encoded by the coding sequence ATGGCGAGTACATTATTTATTCAAATTCCACCGCGTGTGGTTGTGGAGGAGCAGAGCGATTGGCGTGAGAGCGCATTCGCGTTCTGTCTTGCCTCGACCGAACGCCATTTGCAGCAACATGGTCGGCAGAATCTGCAGGATTTAATTTCTATAGCGCGTTCTGCCAGCCAAGTCGTGCTCTTGCTTGCAAGTTCCGATGTAGCCTTGTTTTCGGTGGAAGTGCCACCGATGTCTCCTCAGAAATTGAAAGCAGCGTTGCCGAATTTGTTAGAGGAGCGCGTTCTTGAAGATACGGCCGACTTGATTTTTGCCTCGACTCCGATTGTCGATGGTCAATGTACCGTGGCTGCAGTGCAGAGAGCGTGGATGGAAAGTTTGTATGCGCTGGTAAGTGTTCTTGAACCACGCAAAGTTGCCGCTTTTCCGTTGGCCTTCGGTTTGCCTTTGGTGAATGAAATGGCATCCGTGTTATTGGAGCCGGCGGGATCTCATGGCAGCAATCTGCTGGTGTCGATCAAGACAAACGCTGCAGAAGTGGCCGGTTTGGCGTTGCAAGCACAAGAGGAGAGTGTCAGCTCTAGTTCTCTCCTCGAAATCCTCAAGACGGTTTCTATTCTGTCGAAAGGACTGCCACTCGAACTAGCACTCGATAATCACTTGCAGCATGCATTCGATGGAATCGATGAAACGCATAAGCATGAATTGCAGATTGTCCGTCAATTTAATGCGGATTGGTCGACCAAGATTTCTTCAGAGTTTCCTCATTCTCTCAATTTGCTGGCAGAGCTTGTCGCGGAAAATTCGGTTTCTTTTGATTGGCCGAAATGGCGTTGGTCGATCGGTCTGGCGGCAGCAATTCTTTTGTGTGGTTTGTTTGGTCTCAATTGGGAGGCCTATCAGTTGCGATCTGAGGCAACGGCTTTGAATGCCTCGTTGCGAACCAACTATCAGCAATTATTCCCGAATGAAACAGGATTGAGAGATCCTATTCTTCAGTTGCAACAGAAGATTAATCAGTCCAAGAAATTAGCGGGGCAGTCGACGGATGATGATTTTCTGGTTCTCAGTGGCCAACTCGCTTTAGCTTGGCAGTCTGCGCACCCACAGCAGCAAGGTGCTCCCCTTGCAAGTATGGAATATCGCGAGCGTGCGCTATTCATTAAGCCTAAAAACAGTAATGACATTCAGCTCGATGCCTTGCGTTCGGCTTTGCGCGAACAAGGATTAAAGATCGATGCGAAAGATGGACTCTATAAAGTCTCAAGAAATGAAGGTGACCTGAGATGA
- the gspG gene encoding type II secretion system major pseudopilin GspG — protein MNTKFAKKNTLLKSVKSAGFTLIEIMIVLVIMGILASLVVPKLMGRTDDARVLQAKQDISTMLGALKMYKLDNLRYPTTEQGLQALITKPTSGPAANGYKPEGYISKLPKDPWGNPYQYMSPGLKSEIEIFSYGQDGQPGGAGYDADIGSWDL, from the coding sequence ATGAATACTAAGTTTGCAAAAAAGAACACGCTACTTAAGTCGGTTAAAAGTGCGGGTTTTACATTGATCGAAATTATGATCGTGCTGGTGATTATGGGCATCTTGGCTAGTTTGGTTGTTCCGAAGTTGATGGGACGTACAGACGACGCTCGTGTTCTTCAGGCGAAGCAAGATATTTCGACCATGCTCGGTGCCTTGAAAATGTACAAGCTGGACAATTTGCGCTATCCAACAACTGAGCAAGGTTTGCAAGCATTAATCACGAAGCCAACATCAGGTCCTGCCGCGAATGGGTATAAACCTGAAGGATACATTTCGAAACTTCCCAAAGACCCTTGGGGAAATCCTTATCAGTACATGTCGCCAGGCTTGAAATCTGAAATTGAGATTTTTTCTTATGGTCAAGATGGTCAGCCGGGCGGTGCTGGCTATGACGCTGACATTGGATCTTGGGACCTTTAA
- the gspI gene encoding type II secretion system minor pseudopilin GspI, protein MLTRMKHPLLSSRSRSGFTLLEVLVALVIVGTVLIACLRSVASLAQNSSGLRATMMANWSAENRLAQIRLGHEWPELGERNFPCSQGDLALQCEEHVIGTPNPSFRRVEVLVYDPIDTRRRLAKLTQVVPNAP, encoded by the coding sequence ATGCTAACGCGAATGAAACATCCTTTGCTTTCTTCTCGATCGAGGTCAGGCTTTACGCTGCTTGAAGTTTTGGTTGCATTGGTCATCGTGGGCACTGTTTTGATTGCTTGCCTGAGATCAGTTGCAAGCCTTGCCCAGAATAGTAGTGGACTACGTGCGACCATGATGGCTAATTGGTCGGCTGAGAATCGTTTGGCTCAAATTCGCTTAGGCCATGAGTGGCCGGAGCTAGGTGAACGCAATTTTCCCTGTTCACAAGGGGACCTTGCCTTACAGTGCGAAGAACACGTGATCGGCACACCCAATCCATCGTTTCGCCGCGTAGAAGTGTTGGTCTATGATCCAATTGATACACGTCGACGTCTCGCTAAGTTGACGCAGGTGGTGCCCAATGCGCCTTAG
- the recR gene encoding recombination mediator RecR: MIEALRRLPGVGPKSATRMAYHLLQHDREGAQFLGNAMLNALQQIRHCGSCNTFTENAVCDTCADASRDTSILCVVESPSDQLMIEQTMTYKGLYFVLMGRLSPLDGIGPQDIYLDKLIRRATDGVVEEIVLATNFNNEGEATAHYIGETLKAKGLKVSRLARGVPVGGELEYVDPGTIARAILDRKST; this comes from the coding sequence ATGATTGAGGCTTTGCGACGTTTGCCGGGTGTTGGTCCAAAATCCGCCACGCGCATGGCATACCATTTGTTGCAGCATGACCGCGAAGGTGCGCAGTTCCTTGGTAACGCGATGCTTAATGCATTGCAGCAGATTCGTCACTGCGGTTCGTGTAACACCTTCACTGAGAATGCGGTATGCGACACATGTGCTGATGCGAGTCGTGATACAAGCATTTTATGTGTGGTCGAGTCACCTAGTGACCAATTGATGATCGAGCAGACCATGACTTACAAGGGTTTATATTTCGTACTGATGGGGCGATTATCTCCTCTTGATGGAATTGGGCCACAAGACATCTATCTCGATAAACTGATTCGTAGAGCCACTGATGGTGTCGTTGAAGAGATTGTCCTTGCGACCAACTTCAATAACGAAGGGGAGGCGACCGCGCACTACATTGGAGAAACACTAAAGGCCAAAGGTTTAAAGGTTAGTCGTTTAGCGCGTGGTGTACCGGTTGGTGGTGAGCTTGAATATGTCGATCCTGGGACAATCGCACGCGCAATACTTGATAGAAAGTCGACTTAG